The stretch of DNA ACGATGTGCGAGATGTACTCCACCAGTTTCGCGGGGGTGAACACCAGATCGTCGGTGGTGGTGGTCTGCACCACCTGACCCTCGAGTTTCGTGACGAGGGCGCCGCCGAACGTGTACGAGTCGGTGGTGGTCAGGAACGGTCCGAAGCCGCTGGTCTTCTCGAACGTCTTGCCCTGATCCCACTGCAGCGTGCGGTACTGGTAGTCCCGCATCGTGTAATCGTTCATCACCGAGTACCCGGCGATGTACCGCTCGGCGTCCGCCTCGGACACCTGGTACGCCTGCTTCCCGATCACGAACGCCAACTCCCCCTCCCAGTCCAACTGCTCCGCCGCATAGGACGGGACGATCACGTCGTCGTACGGGCCGGTCAGCGCCTCCCGGAACTTGGCGAACAAGGTGGGGTACTCGGGCAGGTCGCGGCCCATCTCCTTGATGTGGTTCGCGTAGTTCAAGCCGACGCAGATGATCTTGCCCGGGTTCGGGACCACCGGGGCGTAATCCGCGCCGTCCAGGCTCACTACATCGCCGGACGCATTCTCCGCGACCGACTTCCAGCCCGGAATGCTCAGCAGCGCCGACAGATCCGGGTACCCGTCGATGATCGTGGCGGCGGTGTCGGAATCGACACGGACGGCGACGGTCGCACCGTCGTGGCGCAGGGTGGCAAGCTTCATGAGATTTCAGGCTCCTTCGGAAATGTACGTGCGATGGAAATGCAGGCGCTCGACGATCGGGGCGTCGGAGAACGCGAACAGGTCGAACTCGGACTCGGCCTCGATCGACCACTCCGTCCACGACGGGACGACGATCATGTCGCCCGTGCCGACCTCACGGGTCTGCCCGCCGAGGACGAACCGGCCCGCCCCCTCGAACACCTGGTAGACCGTCGACCCGACGTCCCGGCGCGGCCGGGTGCGGGCACCGGCGCGGAGACGGTGGAACTCGGCCCGGATGGTGGGCATCACGTCGCCGCCGGTGGTCGGGTTGGTGTACCGGACCGCGGCGTGTCCGGGTTCGGTGGTGGCCGCGTACCCCTCGTCCTCCAGCGCCAACTGCTCACGCAGCGCGGCGTCGGTGTGCTCCCACCGATACGCCGCGATCGGCGACGACGTCTTCGCGTCCAGCCCGACCAGCGGTCGCAGACCCGGATGCGCCCACAACCGCTCCGACCGGGACACGTCCGGGGTGGAGTCGTCGGTGACGTTCTCCGACCCGAATTCGAAGAACCCGGTGTCGGTGTAGTGCACGAACGGGATGTCGAGGCCGTCGATCCAGGCCATCGGCTGATCGGTCTCGTTGTGATGACCGTGAAAATGCCAGCCCGGGGTGAGCAGGAAGTCACCGCGGCGCATCGCGACCGGATCACCGTTGACGACCGTCCACACCCCCTCCCCCTCGACGACGAACCGGAACGCATTCTGCGCGTGCCGATGCTCCGGCGCGACTTCCTTCGGGCCCAGGTACTGAATCGCCGCCCACAACGTCGGCGTCACATACGGCACCCCACCCAGTCCGGGGTTGGCCAGGGCGATCGCCCGGCGTTCGCCACCGCGTCCGACCGGGACCAGGTCGCCGGCGCGCTGCGCCAACGGATACAGCGTCGACCACTTCCACACGAACGGCACCGCCCGCGACGTCGGCGTCATCGGCATCAAATCGCCGAGCTGGGTCCACAACGGATTGAGGTGCTCGGCCTCGAAGTCCCGATACAACTGGGCGAGGGGTGCGTCGTCGATGTGCGGTTCGGTGGCGGTCATGTCGTCGACGCTAGGAGGGCGACGGCCGCCCCAGGGAGATAATTCTGCTGTGCAGAACTGCGTCAGGGTTCGAGGTCGGCGATGTCCACCTCGAGTTCGCGGATCGCGTTCTTCATCTGCGACACGAGCGGTCCCTGCGAGTGCTGCCGGAAGCGCGTGATCGGCACGGCCACGGTCAACGCGCCCACCGCCGTCCGCGCCCGGTTCCGGATCGCGACACCGAACGCCGCGACCCCTTCCTCGGTCTGCTGGACGTTGAGCGCGAACCCGACGGCACGGGCGGCGGACAATTCTCGGCAGAAGCGATCGAATGCGTCGGCGGGCAGGCGGCGGTCGCCCCACTCGCGTTCGTCGTCGGCCAGATCCGCGGGCAGCAGATACAACTGTTCGAGAATCTCCCGCGGCAGTTCGGCCAGCAAAATCCGTCCTCCCGCAGTCAATTCCGCATCGAGAACCTGCCCCTGACGATCGCCGACGCGCAGCATCCCCGTCGATTCGGCAGACCATAGAAAACGCGCTTGGGTGCCGACCCGGATCACGAGGTTGACCGTCTCGCCGCACAGGATCGAGAGCGCCTCCATGTGGGGGCGACACAGGTCGGTGAACTCGCGGGTCCACCCGCGCTGCGCGGGGCCGGCACCCATCGCCGGCCCCGGGTGGTACATCCGCTTCTCGTCCTGGACCGCGAAACCCCGGTACACGAGCATCGCCAGCAGCCGGTGTGCGGTGGACGGCGCGATTCCGAGTTCCTGGGCGGCGCCCTTGAGCCGCAGCCCACCGACGTCGCGCAGCATCTGCAGCAGGCGCAAGGCGTTGTCGACGGACTCCAACATGTATGCCGGCTTTTCGATCGTCTTCTTTTTCTGCACAGCAGAACTCTATTGCAGGAGCGCTGTGCGCCGCATCACCCTCGATTCATGCCCCTTACCGCCACCTCCGTAGCGCCGTCGGCGAACCGCATCGGCCTGGACCGCAAGGCCGCCATCGCCGTCGTCGTCTGCTGGTTGTTCGTCGTCTTCGACGGCTACGACCTCATCGTCTACGGCAATGTCATCCCCAGCCTGCAGAAGGAATGGGGCATCAGCGCCGCGACCGCCGGCACTCTCGGCAGCCTCGCGTTCCTGGGCATGATGATCGGGGCCGTCCTGGCAGGCCGCCTGTCCGACATCGTCGGACGCAAGCGCGCCGTCATCGGATGCGCCATCGTCCTGTCCGTGTTCACCGCCCTGTGCGCAGTGGCGACCGGCCCGGTGATGTTCGGCGGGCTGCGCCTGATCGCGGGACTCGGCCTGGGCGGTCTCGTGCCGACGTCGAATGCGCTTGCGGCGGAACTCGTGTCCCCGCGGTGGCGAGCCGCGGTCGCGACGATGATGATGTCGGGGGTGCCGATCGGCGGGTCGGTGGCCGCCCTGCTGGGTATTCCCGTCATCCCGCACTGGGGCTGGGAGCCGATGTTCCTGTTCGCTCTGATCCCGCTCGTCGTGCTCGTCCCCCTCGCGTGGAGGACGCTGCCCGAGCACACTGCGGCGGTGACGTCCACGGAGGTGCGTCCGGCAACCGGCTTCAGCGCGCTGCTCGGTACCCGATTCCGTTCCGTCAGCATCATGTTCGCGCTCGCGACCATGGTGACCCTGCTGGCGTGGTACGGCCTCGGAACGTGGCTGCCCAAGCTCATGCAGGGCGAGGGCACCGACCTCGGCAGCGCGCTCACGTTCGCGCTGGCGCTCAACTTGGGCGCCGTGGCAGGATCGTTCGTGACCGCCTGGGGCGGAGTGCGATTCGGCACGATCCCCACCAGCATCGTCGCCGCACTCCTCGCGGGTCTCGCCCTGTTGACGTTGCTCACGAATCCGCCGGTCGCGCTGGTCTACCTCATCTTCGTTCTCGCCGGAGTCGGGACACACGGAACCCAGTGCCTGATCATCGCCGCGGTGGCGTCGTACTACCCCGACCATCTGCGGGGCACGGCCCTCGGCTGGGCGCTCGGCGTCGG from Rhodococcus opacus B4 encodes:
- a CDS encoding fumarylacetoacetate hydrolase family protein — its product is MKLATLRHDGATVAVRVDSDTAATIIDGYPDLSALLSIPGWKSVAENASGDVVSLDGADYAPVVPNPGKIICVGLNYANHIKEMGRDLPEYPTLFAKFREALTGPYDDVIVPSYAAEQLDWEGELAFVIGKQAYQVSEADAERYIAGYSVMNDYTMRDYQYRTLQWDQGKTFEKTSGFGPFLTTTDSYTFGGALVTKLEGQVVQTTTTDDLVFTPAKLVEYISHIVTLQPGDVVITGTPGGVGHARKPGLYIQDGQTVEVTIEGLGTVRNKTIVK
- a CDS encoding IclR family transcriptional regulator, whose product is MQKKKTIEKPAYMLESVDNALRLLQMLRDVGGLRLKGAAQELGIAPSTAHRLLAMLVYRGFAVQDEKRMYHPGPAMGAGPAQRGWTREFTDLCRPHMEALSILCGETVNLVIRVGTQARFLWSAESTGMLRVGDRQGQVLDAELTAGGRILLAELPREILEQLYLLPADLADDEREWGDRRLPADAFDRFCRELSAARAVGFALNVQQTEEGVAAFGVAIRNRARTAVGALTVAVPITRFRQHSQGPLVSQMKNAIRELEVDIADLEP
- a CDS encoding MFS transporter, encoding MPLTATSVAPSANRIGLDRKAAIAVVVCWLFVVFDGYDLIVYGNVIPSLQKEWGISAATAGTLGSLAFLGMMIGAVLAGRLSDIVGRKRAVIGCAIVLSVFTALCAVATGPVMFGGLRLIAGLGLGGLVPTSNALAAELVSPRWRAAVATMMMSGVPIGGSVAALLGIPVIPHWGWEPMFLFALIPLVVLVPLAWRTLPEHTAAVTSTEVRPATGFSALLGTRFRSVSIMFALATMVTLLAWYGLGTWLPKLMQGEGTDLGSALTFALALNLGAVAGSFVTAWGGVRFGTIPTSIVAALLAGLALLTLLTNPPVALVYLIFVLAGVGTHGTQCLIIAAVASYYPDHLRGTALGWALGVGRVGAVAAPQIGGWLLAAGLGAESNFVLFGVSALVAALLLTVIWRRFPT
- a CDS encoding cupin domain-containing protein is translated as MTATEPHIDDAPLAQLYRDFEAEHLNPLWTQLGDLMPMTPTSRAVPFVWKWSTLYPLAQRAGDLVPVGRGGERRAIALANPGLGGVPYVTPTLWAAIQYLGPKEVAPEHRHAQNAFRFVVEGEGVWTVVNGDPVAMRRGDFLLTPGWHFHGHHNETDQPMAWIDGLDIPFVHYTDTGFFEFGSENVTDDSTPDVSRSERLWAHPGLRPLVGLDAKTSSPIAAYRWEHTDAALREQLALEDEGYAATTEPGHAAVRYTNPTTGGDVMPTIRAEFHRLRAGARTRPRRDVGSTVYQVFEGAGRFVLGGQTREVGTGDMIVVPSWTEWSIEAESEFDLFAFSDAPIVERLHFHRTYISEGA